The stretch of DNA GCCAGAAGCCACCGGCCAGCTTTGGCGTCGGCACATAGACATCAATGCCGCGCCGTAAGGCTTCCGCCCGCACAGCGCTTTGGGCGGAATCCGGATTGATCTTCAGCGCTGTCGCGTTGGCAAAGACGGGAATATCAAACAACCGCTTCGCCGCTTCGCCAGCGCCCTTGAAGTTGGGAATGCGCCCATGCGGCGGGAACGGGAAGGCGGCCAGCTTTTCATTGCTCAGCCGGTCCCACACATGGGTGCGCGCCGCGTCCTTGGTGGTGAAAGAAAGCGACGTGCTCATCGTCGTCCCTTTCCGCCACCCGCCTTGCGGGTGCGCTTGTGGAAATCTGCCGGGCGCTTGCGGACCCATTTGATGAAGGCCGCAACATCTGGATGGTCAGTAAGCGCCTCCACCGTGTGGAAGGACTGCGCCAGCTCGCTCTCCGTAAACAGCGAGTGGATTTTTTTGTGGCAGATGGGATGCAGCGGCACGGTCTGGGTCCCGCCCTTGAGGCGCGGGATCAG from Pyruvatibacter sp. HU-CL02332 encodes:
- a CDS encoding HNH endonuclease — its product is MTDRRLSPLPDLPTASLLDASDEGPVCALCARPLGDRVEKHHLIPRLKGGTQTVPLHPICHKKIHSLFTESELAQSFHTVEALTDHPDVAAFIKWVRKRPADFHKRTRKAGGGKGRR